One Fictibacillus halophilus genomic window, CCCACTTTAACGAGCTTTGCCGCCATCTTTTTGATTCCAGGGCTCTCAGATACCTTTCGATCTGCAAGATAGATTCCTAAGAGACCTCTTTGGATCAAACGGTGAAACCTTGAGTTAGGCAGGTTTGCACAGCTTTTCTCTGCTTTTTCGGCAAAATAAACCATACGCTCTAGCATATGCTGATCATTCTTATAATACGTACAAAAATTCAGATCGCCCTCTAACTTGTCCTCATTCTGATCAATAAAATAATCCAAAAGAATATGAAGACCTTGTAGCCATGGAAAGTAGCCCTTCTTTATCGTTGCAGCAGATTCTTTCGTAAAATTCCCTTGAAAGGCATAGCTTACTAAACAGAAAATGCCAAGCGTTGAACCTGCACAAGCTGAAAATTCGTACCAAGTTATATCTGGTAGAACGGATTGATACTCTCCAAACCAACTGATTAGTCGTGGTTCTCTCTCTTGGACGATCACATGTTTATGTACTTGCAGGTCACAATAGATCGAAGCAAGTCCGATGAGTTCACTTGCAATATTCGGATAAGCTTTCATCTCTGATAAAACATTTTGACACGTGTAGACAAGCTCGTTTAAATAACCGCCGTCGTCCTGCTCTTCTCTGTAACGATAATAATTGGTTGGAACAGCGCCAGGAGATAAAGCATGAAACATACTTTCATGAAGGGCTCGGAAATCTTTTTCATTCAGTGAAGTGCTTCTGTCACAAAGGTTATCTAAATAGTCGCTGATCGTTTGGTACGCTACCACAAACTCGATGGCTTTTTTGCGCTGGTTACCTGCTAGCAGTGTAAGGATAGCTCCCCCTTCACAGTGAAACATCTTATCCGAAATGCTGCTAACCGCCTGTTTTCTTAGTTCAGGGTTTGGAATCTTTTCAGCTCTATCATGCCAGGTCTTCAGCAGATGACTAACGGCAGGAAAAATATGTGTGTAAACGGAATACATCAATCCCCAAGGGTGAACCGGAACTTTGTTCATAAAGAGGGCTCCTTTTGTTTATGTCTTCCTTACCTTTTTCCTTAATCGATCTCACTATGCAGAAAAAGAAATTTTTTCACATAATTAAACACTTGATCTCTTTCTGGTTCGTTTAATACTTCATGATACAGTGACGGAAATTCTTTATACCATTTTTCTTCTAGTCCTACGGCGTTAAACCATTGCTGTACTTTCATTTTGTCCACGATTCGGTCATCACCCGCTTGCAAAAGCATTAAAGGTACATTTGGAAAGTCTTTATAATGATCAAAAGCATGTTTAATCGATCCGATCAACTCGCGGTACCACCTGACAGAAACTTTTTTCACGATCAATTTATCCTCTTTATCACGAATACGTATCTCTTCGTTCCTTGTTGCACTTCCTTCAGGTAAATTAGTAGCTAACCGGACACTCGGAGCGAGTTTGTTTAAAAGAACGGAAACCGCTTCTTTCCCTTTTGATGGGTAATGAACTAAACCTAAACAAGGAGAGGATAAGATAACTGCTTTTACACTTAGTCGTTTTACCATCAAGGTTCTTATCACAGCTAATCCACCCATGCTATGTCCTAAAATATATATAGGGAGGCCTAGTGTCTCTGCTTCTAGATACCATTGTTCAATCGTGTGAATATAATCGTCGAATGCATCAATATGCCCTCTTCTTCTTGTCGTCGTACCTTGACCTGGAAGATCACCTGAAACACAATGAAAGCCCGCTTCGTTCAATTGTTTAATCACCCACTCATACCTGCCGTGATGTTCATTTGCTCCATGTACGACAACGATCGTTCCGATGGCGTCTCTTTTTGTTTTCCACGTCCACATTTCTCCACCCTCTTCTCTATTCATAAGACTTGGTGATTTGCTAAACTATAATTAGATAAATCATAATATTAGGAGTGTGTAACTATGATCTACCCATTCGGAGATAAACAACCTAAGATTTCAGAAACTGCCTTTATTGCAGACTATGTTACCATTACGGGCGATGTTCAGATTGGCGAAAATTCTTCTATTTGGTTTAATACATCCATAAGAGGAGATGTTTCCCCGACGATTATCGGAAATTATGTAAACGTTCAAGATAATTCTGTTCTTCATCAAAGCCCGAACCGCCCTCTTCATTTAAAAGACGGTGTTACCGTTGGTCATAGCGTCATATTACATAGTTGTATCATTGAAGAGAACGCATTGATCGGCATGGGTTCACTCATACTTGATGGAGCTCACATCGGAGAAGGAGCTTTTATAGGTGCAGGAAGTCTTGTTCCTCCCGGAAAAAAGATACCACCTAATACCTTAGCTTTTGGTCGGCCAGCTAAGGTGATCAGAGAGTTAACAGAAGAAGATATTACGGACATGAATCGAATTCGTCGTGAGTATTACGAGAAAGGGCAGTATTATAAATCCTTGCAGCCTAAACGTTAAACTCGATTAGGTTACCATCAGGATCACTCACAAAAACCTGGTGCCACTCTGTTTTGTTTGTTGGTTTATTTACATAAGGAATGTTATGAAAATCTAATGTTTTTAATAGCTTGTCCATATCTGTAACTCTTATCGCAAAATGACCGTCTCTGCTATCGATCTCAGTCGTATTTCTCCTAGCCTTACCTTTAGGATGAACGATCAAATGAAGCTGCGTGTCACCAATATCATACCAAACGCCTGGAAAATCAAATTGCGGGCGTTTTTTGTTTTTTCCAAATCCTAAAATTTCTTCATAAAAATCAATCGATCGTTCAATATCTGTGACAAGTAACGATACATGATGAATACCTGAATACATATTTGTTCCACCTCTTTATCTTTCATAATGTTTTGCGTTCCATTTTAGCACAATTGAACGCAATACGTGGTTTCTGAGATTGACAACGTTCATTATTCAGAGATTAGGATATTTATAATAAATTCATACTGTCTTCATGTTCCCCTTACAATAGCGTTTTATTATTATAGTATCGGACAAAAAAGTAAGGGGGATATTCATGACAAAAGTAATCGATTGGCTTTATGAAAAAGAGTGTACATTTTTCCGACTTATTAATGGAAGATTGCACAGAAATTCAATGGATCATTTCTTTCACTTGTGGACACATCTTGGTGGTGCAACAGCTACCATCTCAACAAGTATTCTGCTTCTGTTATTTCTCCCTATGCATTTGAAGTCTTGGGGGATCGTTTGTTTGCTGTCATTATTGATCAGCCACATTCCTGTTGCGATTTCTAAGAAGATGTATCCAAGAAAGAGACCTTATTTAAGTCTTCCAGATACAAACATCGGTGATAACCCGTTAAAAGATCATTCGTTTCCATCCGGTCATACAACAGCTATTTTTTCAATTGTTACACCATTAATTCTACTAAATCCTTTTATCGGAATATTTTTATTGGTTGCTGCTCTTTTAGTTGCCATTTCCCGTATGTATTTAGGTCTTCACTATCCTTCTGATGTGCTTGCAGGAATGATTTTAGGCATCAGTTCCAGCTTCTTTTCATTGTTTTTAGTAAATAGCTTTATCTTACCTTACTTCCTATAAAAAGGAGATGAAGAAATGAAGCTTGCTCTGTTTTCGGATACGTTTCACCCGCAAGTTAATGGTGTTGCTCGTACATTAAAAAGACTTACAAATTATTTAGAGACAAATGAAGTTGAATATAAAGTAATCATGCCCTCGTTTGAAGTGAGCCCCAAAACAGCACAAGATCAATATTATGCAATGAAAAGCCTGCCACTCTTTTTATACCCCGAGTGCAGGCTTGCCATTCCCCAATTGCGAGCATTGAACGGCGAACTGCACAAATTCAAGCCAGACCTCCTTCACGTAGCTACACCTTTTAACATCGGACTATTTGGAATGAGATATGGAAAGAAAGAAAAGATTCCCATGGTCGCCTCTTATCACACACATTTTGACCGCTATCTTGTACACTACCACCGTGATCTATTACTTCCCTTACTTTGGCGTTATTTACAATGGTTTCATAGACCTTTTGAAAAAATCTTTGTTCCGAGTGAAGAAACGAAAAATGTTTTGTACTCGAAAAGTTTTATAAATGTTGAAATATGG contains:
- a CDS encoding tetraprenyl-beta-curcumene synthase family protein, whose translation is MNKVPVHPWGLMYSVYTHIFPAVSHLLKTWHDRAEKIPNPELRKQAVSSISDKMFHCEGGAILTLLAGNQRKKAIEFVVAYQTISDYLDNLCDRSTSLNEKDFRALHESMFHALSPGAVPTNYYRYREEQDDGGYLNELVYTCQNVLSEMKAYPNIASELIGLASIYCDLQVHKHVIVQEREPRLISWFGEYQSVLPDITWYEFSACAGSTLGIFCLVSYAFQGNFTKESAATIKKGYFPWLQGLHILLDYFIDQNEDKLEGDLNFCTYYKNDQHMLERMVYFAEKAEKSCANLPNSRFHRLIQRGLLGIYLADRKVSESPGIKKMAAKLVKVGGATSYFFYVNRKLYQRLKPSLS
- a CDS encoding alpha/beta hydrolase, which produces MWTWKTKRDAIGTIVVVHGANEHHGRYEWVIKQLNEAGFHCVSGDLPGQGTTTRRRGHIDAFDDYIHTIEQWYLEAETLGLPIYILGHSMGGLAVIRTLMVKRLSVKAVILSSPCLGLVHYPSKGKEAVSVLLNKLAPSVRLATNLPEGSATRNEEIRIRDKEDKLIVKKVSVRWYRELIGSIKHAFDHYKDFPNVPLMLLQAGDDRIVDKMKVQQWFNAVGLEEKWYKEFPSLYHEVLNEPERDQVFNYVKKFLFLHSEID
- a CDS encoding phosphatase PAP2 family protein, with translation MTKVIDWLYEKECTFFRLINGRLHRNSMDHFFHLWTHLGGATATISTSILLLLFLPMHLKSWGIVCLLSLLISHIPVAISKKMYPRKRPYLSLPDTNIGDNPLKDHSFPSGHTTAIFSIVTPLILLNPFIGIFLLVAALLVAISRMYLGLHYPSDVLAGMILGISSSFFSLFLVNSFILPYFL
- a CDS encoding VOC family protein; translation: MYSGIHHVSLLVTDIERSIDFYEEILGFGKNKKRPQFDFPGVWYDIGDTQLHLIVHPKGKARRNTTEIDSRDGHFAIRVTDMDKLLKTLDFHNIPYVNKPTNKTEWHQVFVSDPDGNLIEFNV
- a CDS encoding gamma carbonic anhydrase family protein — its product is MIYPFGDKQPKISETAFIADYVTITGDVQIGENSSIWFNTSIRGDVSPTIIGNYVNVQDNSVLHQSPNRPLHLKDGVTVGHSVILHSCIIEENALIGMGSLILDGAHIGEGAFIGAGSLVPPGKKIPPNTLAFGRPAKVIRELTEEDITDMNRIRREYYEKGQYYKSLQPKR